Genomic window (Spirosoma sp. KCTC 42546):
CGTGGCGCAGGGGGCTTGGCGCAGGGACAATTAACGCCCCCCTGCTCCCTGCGCCATGCTCTACGCCAAAAACCACCGGTGGCAGGAGCTGATACAGCGTTTGAACCGCGTAGAAAAATCCTTTTGGACTGGCGGCTTCAATCGTTACGAGCTGAGGAGTTACGTCGAGGTGATAGCCTTCGTCGCCCATCGTTGTGTCGCGCAGGGGCAGAAACTGAATTAAGTTTGCGCCTGCATTCTGGCCCGACTGGGGTGTTTTGTCAAGGTTTCGAACAGTAAGAGTTAAGCCACTGCTGCCACTAATCCGTTGCGTAAACTGCTCGGCAATTGCTTTCACATCTGCCTGCGCAAACGGTACTATAACCGTTGTGCGCTGACTGACAATGAATTCGCCAGCGCGGGGTTCGAGTTGCGCCGGGCGAGGAATGATTGTATAGCGATCCGTAGATTGGCAAAGGCCGGGTACTAACTGCAAACTGAGTGCAGTGATGAGCAATAAGCGGGTAAGCATAGAAATTCTAAAGCTGGCTACTAACTTGCCAATTCAATCTATAAACGTACAAAAGGCGGTGGCTTGTTGTACATGGAAAAAACAACGCATTCGGGTACGTGAAGAAATCGCTAGCTGTATTAATTTTTTGTGTCTACTGGTCATGTTCACAGGCACAAACAACTACCGAGGCAGGCCCTGCCGAAACCCATCATTACGCCATTGACATTGCCGGTATTCGCGTGGGTACGATGACAGCCGTGCGACAGACAATGGCTAATGACCAAACCGTATATACGCTGATCAGCGATGTGAACGTGAATTTGCTGGTGTATACCGTGAAAATCTATTACAAGGTTATCAACCGATTTGAGGGTAAAAAAATGGTACTTTCGACGGTTGATGTACACACTAACCGGGGCGATTTTACGTCCCGAACCGAGTGGAAAGGAGATCACTATGATATCAATGCCGACCAGTATAAGTACAAGCGTCAGACTATTGAAAGTAAAAATATTGATTTTTCAAGTTCTCTTTTGTACTTTTACGAACCACTAGGACGAAATAAAGTCTATGCCGAGTATTTCGGCGATTATTTCACCCTAAACCGGACTGCTTCCGGAACCTACCACGCCACCATTGATGACCGGGCCGACGACTACATTTATCAGAATGGTCGTTTAGTAAAAGTGATTAAACATAATTCAGTGAAGAATTTCATAGTGCGGCTGCTGGATTAGTAACGTAGAGTCAGGACATAGTGAGAAGCCGCTGAGTATCGAGTGCCGTTTGGACTGAACGGCGTAGTAGCGTACCCACCGTAACCCACTACTGTTAATGACGAAACTATTCCTGATAGTATCGGCTGGAGTCGGCTGTATCACCCTCATCGCCCAATCGGCTGTTGCTCAAACCAGCCAGTTCCTCGCCCTAAACGTTGCTACACCTGTTAAGGCTCTAACGAATCGGTTAGCGTTTGCCAGCATCGAGGAAAGCCCCGTTCATTTCTGTGGAGAAAATATACCCACAAACCACCCGGCTATTGTTGAACGCTGGACGCGTACCCTCAATCATCAGGCAGCTTTAGCGGCAGACCTGACCGTATTGAAACGCCGGGCATCGGTAGTTTTCCCCATTATCGAGCCGATTCTAAAAAAATACCGGATTCCTTCCGACTTTAAATTTCTGCCTCTGCTCGAAAGTGCCGTTACCAACCGGGCTGTTTCCCGAAAAGGAGCGGCTGGTTTCTGGCAATTGATGCCGCAAACCGCTCAGTCGCTTGGGTTGAATGTATCCCACCGGCGCGATGAACGCTTCAATCTCTTGAAAGCAACTCATGCTGCCTGCCGATACATTAATGAACTATATGATCAATTAGGCTCCTGGATGCTCGTTGCAACGGCCTATAATGCTGGGCCTAACTACATTCAGCAGCTCAGCCGTCAGCATCCGGATATGCATCCTATGGCGTTGCCGTACCGCGCTGCCGAAACCAAAGCGTATCTGTTTCAAACAGTTGCAATTAAGGAGTTGCTGACTCGTCCACAGGCATATCGTGACCGTCTGAGTGCCCGGAATCTGGAAGCCCTGAGCGAGGGAGCTGACCCGGTTGCATCTGCCGAACGGGCGGTGATCCTGGCATCCTTCGATATGGATGAACGGGATGTGGCAAAGGCTACCCTAAACGGACTTGGCGTTGATGAACAGGCATTAGAGAAGGGAATAACATTTGTTACGGATTCGACAACAACGGTTGTGCTGTTGAACGACGATGAACCAGCAACCGAAGTCGTCCCGAAAAAATCGACACCTACAGACAATCAGGTTGCACCAGCTGAACCAGCATCTGCCCCGTCTGTTATGCGGTTGGTAACCCGTAGCCTGAGCGAAGGCCCATTAACCGAAGGGAAATTGTGTTTGTTTCAGGTGGTGCAACCCATTACCTTGAACGGCCGAACCTTTGCCGTTGGCGATATGATTCAGGCACACATCGAAGTTATTGATGCGGGATCGAACCGGGTTTTCCTGCGTACCGATCAACTGACGACCGCTCAGACCCAGGAAACCTTCGCTCTCAAATTAGTCGCCACAGAAGAACCCAGGCATCCGGGTGTTGCACTCCCCGCTCGGTTAGAAGGCTGGACGTTGAGTTGGGAGGTTCTATAGTTTTGAATTCTGTGGTGTCAGATGCTTACATCTGACACACAAGAGGTTTCTCAAAACCGATTGACGCATTAGGTTTTAAGAAACCTAACGTGTCGGTTAGAGTAACCGACATCACGTCACTCATTCAAAATTCATTCATTCAAAAGTACCTTCGGCCCCTGTTTATTAATTTCCGAAACGTAGGCTTCGCTAGTAATGCCGACAGACAAAAATGCCTGCTGCATGGCTGCACCAACCTGCTCAGCGGTTTGCGCATCACGGCTGAGGGCGAACATCGACGGTCCCGAGCCAGAAATACTGCATCCCAGAGCGCCATTATCTAGCGCGGCCTGTTTGGCTTCATTGAACTCCGGGATTAAAATAGAGCGCACCGGCTCAATAATTACATCGACCAGCGAGCGGCTAATAAGGTCATAATCCGGTGTCATTAACCCCGCAATCAGGCCTGCCACATTACCCATCTGGATAATGGTGTTCTTTAGCGAGACTTCATTTTTGAGAATAAACCGGGCATCTTTCGTATTCACCTCAATATCGGGATGAACAAGCGTACAGAACAGGTTAGCCGGCGTATCAATCCGAATAACATCCAACGGCTGGTAACTCCGAACCACCACAAAACCGCCTAACAAGGACGGGCCTACATTATCGGCATGGGCCGATCCGCAGGCAATTCGTTCGCCTTCCATAGCAAAAGGCAACAGCTTCAGGATGGGTAATGGTCGGCCAAGTAACTCATTGGCGGCAAACACACCGGCTACGGCACTAGCCGCGCTGGAACCTAAGCCGCTACCCAGGGGCATCTGCTTATGCAGTACAACATCAAGGCCCACATCGAGCCGATTGATGTGCTTCAGGAAAGTTTGAATGGCAATACTGGCCGTATTTCGACCTGCTTCACGCGGAAGCCGGCCTTCATCCCCAATAATATCCGTAATCCGAACACCGGGCTCATCGCTGGCAGTGAGGGTAATCTGATCGCCGGGATTATCAACAGCAAACCCAAAAATATCAAACCCACAGGCTACATTGGCAACAGTAGCGGGGGCAAACACACGAATAGAATCCACGATAGAAGAAGAGGCAACAAAACGCAAAGGTAATGATTTGGCTTGGAAATCAATTTTGTATCGAGCGTCTGTTGCCAATTCAGTTGATACTTGACCAATCTACTTTATTCGTAAAAAGCCCAGGTGGCACCCTTCAAAACAGGACTGGTACAGGCGAAGTGTATCACTACTTAGATAAACTTGTTCGGTATACTCACTGGCGCTGGGGATGAAGCGAATCCGGATCATCTGATTCAGACTATCAAGACGAAACCGGCTGAATGCCTGATAGGTCTTTAAGTTATCCCCCTGCGCCTGTAGATGACCATCAGCTGTAAACGTTACGTATTGCTCAGGTTTGGATGGAATCTTATCGATGATATAGCCAGCACCTGGTGAATAGCCTCGTTCAAACAGTTGCCATGTGCCGGGTAAGCCACTTCCCTGTATGGGTATTATGGAATCGTCGGAATGGCAATTAATAAGGGTAGCCAAGAGTGTGAGAATAATCAGCCAGCGGTTCATAGGTTACCTTTTTTCTATATAGGACTCTATTGACGACAAAAAGGTTGGAAGCGCCTAATTTTCGTATAAGGATTATTACTTACTTATTTAATTCATATTTGTCTTATTATCAGTAGGTTATATTTGAATATTAGTAGATTAAATTTTCATTGTTGCTGCCACGCTTTCTGGGCAAGTGGCGTATAGTCAGTTAACCCCTGAATAGGTTCCTATTTATTTACTTAACCGATAATCTAATGAAGAAACTGATTGTAGCTGGTTGTGTTGTAACAGCTTTGCTGGGCGGATACGCCTGTACGAAGAGTTCAGATCTGTCACCTGATGATACCAGTGCCGCGGCACGTACCTCATCTACACAGTCTGGCTCAGTCACTAGTCCTCACAGCGGTACGGATACACGACCACATAGTGGCACGGATGGTCACGGTGGACCTCACCTGGGAGGGCCACATAGTGGTACCAATACTCCTCCTCACAGCGGTACGGATACACCACCCCACAGTGGTACCGGTACCCCACCGCATAGTGGTACGGGCACTCCACCCCACAGCGGTACTGATACACCCCCTCATAGTGGTACGGGTGGCCCCGGAGGCCCTCCACGTGGCCCGAAACATGGCTAACCAGCACGTAAAAAAGCCAGCCCTTGTCAAAAGGGCTGGCTTTTTTACGCGACAAGAGCTATTCTATTGATTCTAAGAGATTCTACAGAGTTGACAATTCGGCCCAACAGAATCTAATTTGGTCAGTCATTAACTTACTCCCCGAACAAGCTGTTCCACATACCTTTAGCCTTTTCTTTAGCGACTTCGATCTGGAGGGCTGCTTCGGCTTTTAGTTCGTCTAATTTGACCTGTGCAGCTTCCAATTGGACAGCGGCTTCAGCCTTCATTTCATCAAATTTATCTTCGGCTACATCCGATAATTCATCAGCTTTCGCGGCAGCGGCAGCAAACGCTGTTTCGGCCTGAGCCTGTAAATTGGCCAGGTTTTCGGCTGTAGAAGCTTTAGCGGCTTCAAAATGCTCCGAGGCTTTCGCTTTTATACCGTCAATATCAATGTCTTTTCCAAGCTCCTGCGCCTGAGCAACCAGTTTGTCTTTCAATTCGTCAAGCTGAGTGGCGGCTGAGTCGAGGTGCTGACTTGCTTCTGCTTTAAAGGCTTCCAGTTTTTCGGCGGTTGTTGCTTTGGCTGCCTGAACGTCTTCGGCAGCTTTGGCTTTTTCGTTGTTTTCCATAGAATTCGTTTGTGGGATTTTGCGTAAAGTTGAGAAAATTGCGAAGAAAGCTACGTAGAATCGGATGAAAGGGAGGAAGGGGTAGTAAAGGGACGAAAAGAAGGATAAAAAAGAACATCAAGTTCCGTTCATTCCTCACGTCCTTTTCAACCAAGCCGTCTTATTATCAAACTATTAACTAGCTCAAAAAGGCCCGCTGGCTTGAGGGTACGCCAGTTGGCAATATCGAGCGTACCACCGAAATTGATGTAGTAATCGAGGTGGTATTTTTTCCATTCCCGTTCGATAAACTCGGGGGAGTGAATAGCCGCGATCCAGCCGTCTTCTACATCCTCGAACCATTCCTCATAATAACTATCGTCGGAGCCGTGGAAATTGAGAATGTTCTCGCTGATCAGAATGAAATATTTGATGCCTTCCTGAACGAGCGGATCAATAACCTGGCGCTTCAGATACATAATGTCGTTGTGAAGCGTGTCATTCCACTCGCCAAACAGTTCGATCACAACAAACTGGCGGTCGTAGTTAGCGAATAGAATCTTGCAATAGAGCGTTTCAGAACCTATTTCATCCCATAGCGGGTGAATGTAGTAGCCATAAATATCATTTTCATACTGCTGCATATTGTACTCCCGTTCGTGAAACGGTGACCGCTCATCTTCCGACGCGGTATAGTACTTCTCCCAGCCATAGAAGGGTTCAATATCTTGCATAAGTCAATGAGTGAATTGATGAATAAGTGACTGAGCGAATAGGTGAGCCGAAGTTATTCGCTCAGTCACTCATTTCCTCGTTCACTT
Coding sequences:
- a CDS encoding DUF6134 family protein; the encoded protein is MKKSLAVLIFCVYWSCSQAQTTTEAGPAETHHYAIDIAGIRVGTMTAVRQTMANDQTVYTLISDVNVNLLVYTVKIYYKVINRFEGKKMVLSTVDVHTNRGDFTSRTEWKGDHYDINADQYKYKRQTIESKNIDFSSSLLYFYEPLGRNKVYAEYFGDYFTLNRTASGTYHATIDDRADDYIYQNGRLVKVIKHNSVKNFIVRLLD
- a CDS encoding lytic transglycosylase domain-containing protein — translated: MTKLFLIVSAGVGCITLIAQSAVAQTSQFLALNVATPVKALTNRLAFASIEESPVHFCGENIPTNHPAIVERWTRTLNHQAALAADLTVLKRRASVVFPIIEPILKKYRIPSDFKFLPLLESAVTNRAVSRKGAAGFWQLMPQTAQSLGLNVSHRRDERFNLLKATHAACRYINELYDQLGSWMLVATAYNAGPNYIQQLSRQHPDMHPMALPYRAAETKAYLFQTVAIKELLTRPQAYRDRLSARNLEALSEGADPVASAERAVILASFDMDERDVAKATLNGLGVDEQALEKGITFVTDSTTTVVLLNDDEPATEVVPKKSTPTDNQVAPAEPASAPSVMRLVTRSLSEGPLTEGKLCLFQVVQPITLNGRTFAVGDMIQAHIEVIDAGSNRVFLRTDQLTTAQTQETFALKLVATEEPRHPGVALPARLEGWTLSWEVL
- a CDS encoding homoserine kinase; amino-acid sequence: MDSIRVFAPATVANVACGFDIFGFAVDNPGDQITLTASDEPGVRITDIIGDEGRLPREAGRNTASIAIQTFLKHINRLDVGLDVVLHKQMPLGSGLGSSAASAVAGVFAANELLGRPLPILKLLPFAMEGERIACGSAHADNVGPSLLGGFVVVRSYQPLDVIRIDTPANLFCTLVHPDIEVNTKDARFILKNEVSLKNTIIQMGNVAGLIAGLMTPDYDLISRSLVDVIIEPVRSILIPEFNEAKQAALDNGALGCSISGSGPSMFALSRDAQTAEQVGAAMQQAFLSVGITSEAYVSEINKQGPKVLLNE